Proteins encoded in a region of the Natrarchaeobius halalkaliphilus genome:
- a CDS encoding DUF3368 domain-containing protein, producing the protein MWVFDATPLIYLAKVDRLHLVSTLEGQCYLPQQIHSEVVTTGLEEGYTDARRVEQCIDTGLFEVISAGDSQLVGRLQQNPNLSDADVAVLGCTASRDAIAVIDEAYGRTAAEIEGIETRGTAYIVLSRAKYGHIGISEARATIDAMIEEGWYCAPDLYTKLVRKLESFDQ; encoded by the coding sequence ATGTGGGTTTTCGACGCGACGCCACTAATTTACCTCGCGAAGGTCGATCGACTCCATCTAGTCTCCACTCTCGAGGGGCAGTGTTATCTTCCTCAGCAAATTCACTCGGAGGTCGTTACCACCGGTCTTGAAGAGGGGTATACCGATGCTCGCCGCGTTGAGCAATGCATTGATACTGGGCTTTTCGAGGTCATCTCAGCCGGTGACTCTCAGCTTGTCGGCCGGTTACAGCAAAATCCGAACTTAAGCGACGCCGATGTGGCGGTCCTTGGATGTACTGCATCTCGTGATGCGATTGCGGTCATCGACGAAGCCTACGGGAGGACGGCTGCAGAAATTGAAGGAATCGAGACTCGAGGGACAGCCTACATCGTTCTGTCGCGTGCTAAGTATGGACACATCGGCATCTCCGAAGCGCGAGCGACGATCGATGCAATGATCGAGGAAGGCTGGTACTGTGCGCCAGACTTGTACACAAAGCTCGTTCGCAAGCTCGAGTCATTCGATCAATGA
- a CDS encoding type II toxin-antitoxin system VapC family toxin, whose amino-acid sequence MTDTIVFDTEPLIAYLDDEPGSDVVEAWIDRVASGEVDGYISPVTKTEVLHAGSRVGFRLDDVRASLDRLEELGVAVFDPRECWEIAAALKEAYTMALGDAYALATADATDGTLLVGADNDFDELEDDVERFRENPA is encoded by the coding sequence ATGACGGATACGATCGTTTTCGACACAGAACCACTCATTGCCTATCTGGACGACGAACCTGGGAGTGACGTCGTCGAAGCGTGGATCGATAGGGTAGCATCCGGAGAGGTCGATGGGTACATTAGCCCGGTCACAAAAACGGAGGTACTGCATGCTGGCTCTCGAGTCGGGTTCCGCCTCGACGATGTCCGAGCGAGTCTTGACCGGCTCGAGGAACTAGGCGTTGCAGTGTTTGACCCTCGAGAGTGCTGGGAAATTGCCGCTGCGCTCAAAGAGGCGTATACCATGGCACTCGGAGATGCATACGCGCTTGCGACGGCTGACGCGACCGATGGGACGCTACTTGTTGGAGCAGACAACGATTTCGACGAGTTAGAAGACGACGTAGAACGGTTTCGGGAGAATCCTGCTTAA
- a CDS encoding PAS domain-containing sensor histidine kinase, giving the protein MPSGFGGPPIVSSRPALDSRPVKRGSRPELDIEQITRTLPSPSAICDDSTAITSVNDEFCVAVERDPEELRGMSFDDLVAEPSLEALVEGPEATSEPLSNTIEYTTPSGTRRYASATARTIEAKSESGVYTLVILHDITDLKKRSERLAEFASVVSHDLRNPLQIATGHTQLLDDEYSHSSIDEIKRVLSQVETRVTDFLAIAQYGGSVREETAVSLTTSVRNAWTTATVPTESSVSLEVDSSLDGVSVMADRERLEVLFENLFRNAIEHGGDDVTVTVETHHEGVSVIDDGCGIEPSIRGSLFDVGETTASGNTGLGLHIVSEIVDAHGWQIDVTDGTDGGARFEITGLELSVVRDD; this is encoded by the coding sequence ATGCCGTCGGGGTTTGGGGGACCACCGATCGTCTCGTCGAGGCCAGCACTGGATAGTAGACCCGTCAAACGAGGGTCTCGACCGGAACTCGATATCGAACAGATAACGCGTACGTTGCCATCACCGAGTGCGATCTGTGACGACTCAACAGCCATTACGTCCGTCAACGACGAGTTCTGTGTCGCCGTCGAACGCGACCCGGAGGAACTCAGGGGGATGTCGTTCGACGACCTCGTTGCCGAACCGTCACTCGAGGCGCTTGTCGAGGGGCCGGAAGCGACATCGGAACCCCTCTCGAACACGATCGAGTACACGACGCCCAGTGGTACCAGACGATACGCGTCCGCGACTGCACGAACGATCGAAGCCAAATCCGAGTCGGGAGTGTACACGCTCGTTATCCTCCACGACATAACCGATCTGAAAAAGCGAAGCGAGCGGCTTGCCGAGTTCGCGAGCGTCGTCTCACACGATCTCCGTAATCCCCTCCAGATCGCTACGGGCCACACACAACTGCTCGACGACGAGTACTCTCATTCTTCCATCGACGAGATCAAACGGGTCCTGTCACAGGTCGAAACGCGAGTCACGGACTTCCTCGCGATCGCACAGTACGGTGGATCCGTTCGCGAAGAGACCGCAGTCAGTCTCACGACGAGCGTTCGAAACGCCTGGACCACGGCAACGGTACCCACGGAGAGTTCGGTTTCGCTCGAGGTCGATTCGAGTCTGGACGGGGTGTCCGTGATGGCGGACCGCGAACGGCTCGAGGTGCTCTTCGAGAACCTCTTTCGGAACGCGATCGAACACGGCGGCGACGACGTGACCGTGACGGTCGAAACACACCACGAGGGGGTGTCGGTTATCGATGACGGCTGCGGGATCGAACCGAGTATCCGCGGCTCGCTGTTCGACGTTGGAGAGACCACTGCGAGCGGAAACACCGGGCTGGGACTCCACATCGTCTCGGAGATCGTCGACGCCCACGGCTGGCAGATCGACGTGACCGACGGTACGGATGGTGGGGCTCGATTCGAGATAACCGGACTCGAGCTGTCGGTCGTACGCGACGATTGA
- a CDS encoding Zn-dependent hydrolase, which produces MAVDRDRLRVDIKENAQFGAVESDSGCGRSVLTGSDADQRARKRFITRLEDAGLEPRVDPVGNIAGRWIPDGVSADTAPIALGSHLDSVPRGGIFDGPLGVYAALEAVRAIQESAETPSRPLEVVSFTEEEGSRFGVGTLGSLVAVGEISVEEALSMTNDDGDTFEECLERIGFAGSSEIDPATWDAWLEVHIEQDTELESAEIPIGVVDSISGITNCTAAVAGESNHAGATSMVDRRDALSAASEFVVDVERIAKEVTNDHPTAVATVGRQDVEPNVRNIVPGRVRMEMDVRSVNGDAIDTIVERSADRFERLEHERPVETDFERNRDMPPIELSDRCVDAIELTAERLDVESTTMHSGAVHDTGNVAAKTDAAMLFVPSRDGISHSPHEWTDWDDCAISARILAATALELT; this is translated from the coding sequence ATTGCGGTTGATCGGGATCGCCTTCGAGTCGACATTAAAGAGAACGCACAGTTTGGTGCGGTCGAGTCGGACTCCGGCTGTGGACGAAGCGTCCTGACGGGATCAGACGCTGATCAACGGGCACGAAAGCGATTCATCACACGTCTCGAGGACGCCGGGCTCGAGCCGCGAGTCGATCCGGTGGGGAACATCGCCGGCCGCTGGATTCCGGACGGGGTCTCCGCGGACACCGCACCAATCGCGCTCGGAAGTCATCTGGACTCCGTTCCACGGGGCGGGATATTCGACGGACCATTGGGCGTCTACGCCGCACTCGAGGCCGTTCGTGCGATCCAGGAGTCGGCAGAAACGCCGTCACGTCCACTCGAGGTCGTCTCGTTCACCGAAGAAGAAGGAAGCCGGTTCGGCGTCGGAACGCTCGGCTCTCTCGTCGCGGTAGGAGAGATATCGGTTGAAGAGGCCCTTTCCATGACGAACGACGACGGCGACACGTTCGAAGAGTGCCTTGAGCGCATCGGTTTCGCGGGTTCGTCCGAAATCGATCCGGCGACCTGGGACGCCTGGCTCGAGGTGCACATCGAGCAAGACACGGAGCTGGAATCGGCGGAGATCCCGATCGGCGTAGTGGATTCGATCTCCGGTATTACCAACTGCACGGCTGCGGTAGCTGGTGAATCGAATCACGCCGGTGCGACGTCGATGGTCGATCGACGCGACGCTCTATCAGCCGCTTCGGAGTTCGTCGTCGACGTCGAGCGCATCGCCAAAGAAGTGACAAACGATCATCCCACTGCCGTTGCGACTGTCGGCCGACAGGACGTCGAACCGAACGTTCGGAATATCGTGCCCGGTCGCGTGCGGATGGAAATGGACGTTCGGAGCGTCAACGGCGACGCGATCGACACCATCGTAGAGCGAAGTGCGGACCGCTTCGAACGTCTCGAACACGAGCGGCCGGTCGAAACCGACTTCGAACGCAACCGAGATATGCCGCCGATCGAGTTGAGCGACCGCTGTGTCGATGCGATCGAGCTGACGGCCGAACGACTCGACGTCGAGTCCACGACTATGCACTCCGGTGCAGTCCACGATACCGGAAACGTCGCCGCGAAGACCGACGCAGCGATGCTCTTCGTACCGTCGCGCGATGGCATCTCCCACTCGCCCCACGAGTGGACGGACTGGGACGACTGTGCGATCAGTGCGCGTATCCTCGCGGCTACCGCACTCGAACTCACCTGA
- a CDS encoding DUF4870 domain-containing protein, with protein sequence MPSEHTPDTTSTTDGPRLLEERSIGGILVHFVAIPTGVVGAGLVYLVSTHEFTRRNARNALDWHLTVLALTILTFGSLFIYAEGTGQGATDVATLPSPVSATASVVLPVLISLWMFVTFWTFLVGLIAMGKATFGTAWRYPLSPALVDRFGPRVDLPGGWPVIIVVYVAVAPLIVGVALFGPREGAAFFASGLGLVALILVLTPITGVALYQHGARIRPTDADWQPPVVAYLGVPIAVAAAGYLLSEAVTDSINPAGDAVYVFLAAFWVASLVYAVRWWTESN encoded by the coding sequence ATGCCGTCCGAACACACCCCCGATACGACGTCGACGACCGATGGACCCCGGCTCCTCGAGGAACGATCGATCGGCGGGATTCTCGTCCATTTCGTGGCCATTCCGACCGGTGTCGTCGGTGCCGGTCTGGTGTACCTCGTCTCGACTCACGAGTTCACCAGACGAAACGCTCGTAACGCTCTCGATTGGCATCTCACGGTACTGGCGTTGACGATTCTCACGTTCGGATCCCTGTTCATCTACGCCGAGGGGACGGGACAGGGTGCCACCGACGTCGCGACGCTTCCCTCCCCCGTCTCCGCGACAGCTAGCGTCGTCCTTCCCGTGCTGATATCTCTCTGGATGTTCGTGACGTTCTGGACGTTCCTCGTTGGACTCATCGCGATGGGCAAAGCGACGTTCGGGACCGCGTGGCGCTATCCGCTGTCGCCGGCGCTCGTCGACCGATTCGGTCCCCGGGTCGATCTTCCAGGTGGGTGGCCCGTTATCATCGTTGTATACGTCGCGGTGGCTCCTCTCATCGTTGGGGTCGCTTTGTTTGGACCACGGGAGGGAGCTGCGTTCTTTGCGTCTGGACTCGGACTTGTCGCTCTTATCCTGGTGCTGACACCGATCACTGGGGTAGCTCTGTATCAACACGGCGCCCGGATTCGCCCGACGGATGCCGACTGGCAGCCACCCGTCGTCGCGTATCTCGGAGTTCCGATCGCCGTCGCCGCTGCTGGCTACCTTCTCTCGGAAGCGGTCACCGACTCGATCAATCCTGCCGGCGATGCGGTATACGTTTTCCTCGCTGCGTTCTGGGTGGCCTCGCTCGTGTACGCGGTCCGGTGGTGGACTGAGTCGAACTGA
- a CDS encoding mandelate racemase/muconate lactonizing enzyme family protein, translating into MVITDVEAIPVEIGLKPLEEDHGLAPYIMGRLEYLESARRVIVKLTTSEGITGWGETAVVHSPSITKSIIETVVADIVVGEPVWKFETLHEYYGSHYIDSSVFLSGVEMAMWDAFGKHNDCPLHQLLGGKQTNRVDFSYCYAINTIEKSTERMRDVRDAGFDVVKTKVGGYGADTAPDDFAYERSIDSDVERLIAMYDAVDGEVELRADANQSWTVSDTTRIAARLEDAGVYLGYIEQPIRTDNVGSYKRLRQRLRTPIAVNEDLYHPGNFYELVREDAIDVGVIDMIPVGGIVPMKKMASLAEEADVSLAHHCGFDLGVKTAAMLHAISTTPAIDLHSDTTYYALEDHIIEDPFEFEDGSLSVPSAPGLGVTIDEEKLDTIRTDE; encoded by the coding sequence ATGGTGATTACAGATGTCGAAGCGATTCCCGTCGAGATCGGACTCAAACCGCTCGAGGAAGATCACGGACTCGCGCCCTACATCATGGGGCGTCTGGAGTATCTGGAGTCTGCACGTCGCGTTATTGTCAAACTGACCACCAGCGAGGGGATCACCGGCTGGGGCGAGACCGCTGTCGTCCACTCCCCCTCGATAACGAAATCGATCATCGAAACGGTTGTCGCCGACATCGTCGTTGGCGAACCGGTCTGGAAGTTCGAGACGTTACACGAGTACTACGGATCTCATTACATCGATTCCAGCGTTTTTCTGAGCGGCGTCGAGATGGCGATGTGGGATGCGTTCGGCAAGCACAACGATTGTCCACTCCACCAGTTACTGGGTGGAAAGCAGACAAACAGGGTGGACTTCTCGTACTGTTACGCGATAAATACGATCGAAAAATCGACCGAGAGAATGCGCGATGTCCGGGACGCGGGCTTCGATGTCGTCAAGACAAAAGTCGGCGGCTACGGTGCCGATACGGCCCCGGACGATTTTGCGTACGAACGAAGCATCGACTCGGACGTGGAACGGCTCATCGCGATGTACGATGCCGTGGACGGCGAGGTCGAACTTCGCGCCGACGCGAATCAGAGCTGGACCGTCTCCGATACGACACGCATCGCAGCCAGGCTCGAGGATGCCGGGGTCTATCTCGGATATATCGAACAGCCGATTCGCACCGATAACGTCGGATCGTACAAACGACTCCGACAGCGACTTCGTACGCCGATCGCCGTGAACGAGGATCTTTATCACCCGGGCAACTTTTACGAGTTGGTTCGGGAAGACGCGATCGACGTCGGCGTTATCGATATGATTCCCGTCGGAGGTATCGTACCGATGAAGAAGATGGCCAGCCTCGCTGAGGAGGCGGACGTTTCACTCGCACACCACTGCGGGTTCGATCTCGGAGTGAAGACTGCGGCGATGCTACACGCGATCTCGACGACACCCGCAATCGACCTCCATTCCGACACTACGTATTACGCACTGGAAGATCACATCATTGAAGATCCGTTCGAGTTCGAAGACGGGAGTCTGTCTGTTCCCTCGGCACCTGGGCTGGGCGTCACGATCGACGAGGAAAAGCTCGACACCATCCGGACGGACGAGTGA
- a CDS encoding AbrB/MazE/SpoVT family DNA-binding domain-containing protein translates to MSSNTKPNDEERIVSVTEKGQATIPKRLREKHGIPAPGRVKFVENDDEEIVVRPVGSMREFRGLERESDDERPATAILREEREREKQRADETVERFSGKTEE, encoded by the coding sequence GTGTCGAGTAATACAAAGCCAAACGATGAGGAACGCATCGTCTCAGTTACAGAAAAAGGGCAGGCGACAATTCCAAAGCGCCTTCGAGAAAAACACGGCATCCCCGCCCCAGGTCGAGTCAAATTCGTCGAGAACGATGATGAGGAAATCGTCGTCCGTCCGGTTGGCTCGATGCGGGAATTTCGCGGCCTCGAACGAGAAAGTGACGATGAGCGTCCTGCGACGGCTATTCTCCGTGAGGAGCGCGAGCGTGAAAAGCAGCGAGCCGATGAGACAGTCGAGCGCTTTTCCGGCAAAACGGAAGAATGA
- a CDS encoding sensor histidine kinase, whose amino-acid sequence MTRQNERLDEFTSVVSHDLRSPLNVADGRLKLAQEECESEHLEDVAASHERMNALIDDLLTLAREGEQISEPEPVELASLTEQCWNAVETANATLLTESTSQVRADRSRLQQLLENLLRNAIEHGGADVTVSVGTVDTGFYVEDDGPGIPESDRQIVLEFGYSSATEGTGFGLSIVEQVATSHGWDVRVTEGSEGGARIEITDVEFVSQ is encoded by the coding sequence TTGACGCGCCAGAACGAGCGCCTCGACGAGTTTACGAGCGTCGTCAGCCACGATCTTCGAAGTCCGCTGAACGTGGCGGACGGGCGGTTGAAACTGGCACAAGAGGAGTGCGAAAGCGAGCATCTCGAGGACGTGGCCGCATCACACGAACGGATGAACGCGCTGATAGACGACCTGCTGACGCTCGCCCGCGAGGGCGAGCAGATAAGTGAACCGGAGCCGGTCGAACTCGCGTCCCTGACTGAACAGTGCTGGAACGCGGTCGAGACCGCGAACGCAACGCTCCTGACGGAAAGCACCAGTCAAGTCCGGGCCGATCGAAGCCGCCTCCAGCAGTTACTCGAGAACCTCTTGCGAAACGCCATCGAACACGGTGGAGCGGACGTCACCGTTTCGGTCGGGACCGTTGACACCGGGTTCTACGTCGAGGACGATGGACCCGGTATCCCCGAGTCGGATCGACAGATCGTCCTGGAGTTTGGCTACTCGAGTGCAACGGAGGGAACCGGATTCGGCCTGAGCATCGTCGAGCAAGTCGCCACCAGCCACGGATGGGACGTTCGAGTGACCGAGGGATCCGAAGGCGGCGCACGCATCGAGATTACGGACGTCGAGTTCGTATCGCAGTGA
- a CDS encoding metal-dependent hydrolase, whose translation MWPLGHAAIAYLCYTVSTRARFDSPPAPLPVLIVLFGSQFPDLVDKPLAWYLGVLPTGRTLAHSLLLLVPLSLAIYALARHAGRAEYGIAFAIGAISHALVDALPVLWGGTSADFLLWPLIPVESYESGAPTILGLLFDSLGDPYFLSEFVIAALAFVMWRRDGYPGLEIFSRPRSEH comes from the coding sequence ATGTGGCCACTTGGACACGCCGCGATCGCCTACCTCTGCTATACGGTATCGACTCGAGCCCGTTTTGATAGTCCACCCGCACCACTGCCCGTTCTGATCGTCCTCTTCGGGAGCCAGTTTCCGGACCTCGTAGACAAGCCGCTCGCGTGGTATCTCGGCGTCCTTCCGACGGGGCGGACGCTCGCTCACTCGTTGCTCCTGTTGGTCCCGCTTTCGCTCGCCATCTACGCTCTCGCTCGGCACGCGGGACGCGCGGAGTACGGAATCGCCTTCGCGATCGGAGCGATCTCGCACGCGCTCGTCGATGCGCTCCCGGTGCTGTGGGGTGGAACCAGCGCCGACTTTTTGTTGTGGCCCCTGATCCCGGTCGAATCCTACGAAAGCGGTGCGCCGACGATACTCGGACTCCTGTTCGACTCGCTCGGTGACCCGTACTTCCTCTCAGAGTTCGTCATCGCCGCACTCGCGTTCGTGATGTGGCGTCGAGACGGCTATCCCGGACTCGAAATATTCTCGAGGCCCCGCTCCGAGCACTGA
- a CDS encoding UPF0175 family protein, with protein sequence MGTISTRVPDDLEGELEEYLDEERLDRSTAVRKLLSEGLEEWRRERALKRLAADEITFTKAARCAEMSVWEFAQLAKDRDITWVSDDHLEADLEEL encoded by the coding sequence ATGGGAACGATATCGACGCGGGTTCCGGATGATCTCGAGGGGGAACTCGAAGAATACCTCGACGAAGAGCGCCTGGATCGGAGCACAGCAGTCCGAAAGCTCCTCTCGGAAGGACTCGAGGAGTGGCGTCGGGAGCGAGCGCTCAAACGGCTCGCTGCTGACGAGATCACGTTCACGAAGGCCGCCCGATGTGCAGAGATGTCCGTCTGGGAGTTTGCCCAGCTCGCAAAGGATCGCGACATTACGTGGGTATCGGACGATCACCTCGAAGCCGATCTCGAGGAACTGTGA
- a CDS encoding dihydroorotase produces MAVETVVTNGTLVSSTGTTDADVAISDGKIVAVGDESNLPRAAETIDADGCLVMPGIVDPHVHFDGPNPRFDGPAETYETGSKAAALGGVTTVIDFAWQGTHRGDDEQPGTLRDGITFQKNTADESLIDYGLHATITREDPALFEELPTVVDGGVTSFKMFTAYDWGVSNGFMGRVFERLSDLGAVAILHTEDDSVCTEQATVLEQEQRGDPTDYPSSRPAYAEAMAADNALRMAVESDCKYYGLHTSCEKAAAVIERYRRKFGDGLVRGETCTHYTTLDRSLYSEIGTLAQLAPPLRSADDVESVFDHLVRGTLDVVSTDHVAYHRSAKRADDWWDSSYGVNSLQHSLPVFYDEAVKRRTCSPSFVVRTMSTQPARLFGLEGKGTLEPRTDADLVVFDPDSRDTISATDNASEADYSIYEGRTVGGEVIHTMVRGELVVRDGQLVGEPGHGEFVARTTPDWRR; encoded by the coding sequence ATGGCGGTCGAGACCGTCGTGACGAACGGGACGCTCGTTTCGAGCACTGGCACCACCGACGCCGACGTGGCGATTTCTGACGGAAAGATCGTAGCCGTCGGTGACGAGTCTAACCTTCCCCGAGCAGCGGAGACGATAGATGCGGACGGCTGTCTCGTGATGCCGGGGATCGTCGACCCGCACGTTCACTTCGACGGCCCGAACCCACGTTTCGACGGACCGGCAGAAACGTACGAGACTGGGAGCAAAGCAGCGGCCCTGGGTGGTGTCACGACGGTTATCGATTTTGCGTGGCAAGGTACACACCGTGGTGACGACGAGCAACCCGGAACGCTTCGTGACGGTATCACCTTTCAAAAAAACACCGCGGACGAGTCGCTGATCGATTACGGGCTCCACGCGACGATAACGCGGGAGGATCCCGCTCTCTTCGAGGAGCTGCCGACGGTCGTCGACGGAGGTGTGACCTCGTTCAAGATGTTCACTGCGTACGACTGGGGGGTGTCGAACGGATTCATGGGCCGCGTTTTCGAGCGACTGTCCGATCTCGGCGCCGTCGCAATTTTGCACACGGAAGACGACTCGGTCTGTACGGAGCAAGCGACGGTCCTCGAGCAAGAGCAACGAGGTGATCCGACGGATTATCCCTCGTCTCGACCCGCTTACGCCGAGGCGATGGCCGCCGACAACGCGCTCAGAATGGCTGTGGAGTCCGATTGCAAATACTACGGTCTCCACACGAGCTGTGAGAAAGCTGCGGCGGTGATCGAACGCTACCGGCGAAAATTTGGTGATGGGCTGGTGCGGGGCGAAACCTGTACCCACTATACCACGCTCGATCGGTCGCTCTACTCCGAGATCGGAACGCTCGCACAGCTGGCTCCGCCGCTTCGTTCGGCCGACGACGTCGAATCCGTATTCGATCACCTCGTCCGGGGAACGCTCGATGTCGTGTCTACCGATCACGTCGCCTATCACCGGAGCGCGAAGCGCGCCGATGACTGGTGGGACAGTTCCTACGGCGTAAACAGCTTACAGCACTCGCTTCCTGTCTTTTACGACGAGGCTGTAAAGAGACGAACGTGCTCGCCATCGTTCGTTGTGCGGACGATGTCGACGCAACCAGCACGACTGTTCGGACTCGAGGGCAAGGGTACGCTCGAGCCCAGGACGGACGCGGATCTCGTAGTTTTCGATCCGGATAGTCGGGACACGATATCCGCCACCGATAACGCATCCGAGGCGGATTATTCGATCTACGAGGGGAGGACGGTCGGCGGAGAGGTAATTCACACGATGGTACGCGGCGAGTTGGTCGTTCGAGACGGCCAACTCGTCGGCGAACCCGGCCACGGCGAGTTCGTTGCTCGTACGACTCCGGATTGGAGACGGTGA